A portion of the Sabethes cyaneus chromosome 3, idSabCyanKW18_F2, whole genome shotgun sequence genome contains these proteins:
- the LOC128739872 gene encoding acetylcholine receptor subunit alpha-like 2, whose protein sequence is MSKLNVHLKLIATFVVLWTIFSLCNANPDAKRLYDDLLSNYNRLIRPVSNNTDTVLVKLGLRLSQLIDLNLKDQILTTNIWLEHEWQDHKFKWDPAEYGGVTELYVPSEHIWLPDIVLYNK, encoded by the exons ATGTCAAAGTTAAATGTACACTTGAAGCTGATTGCCACATTCGTTGTATTGTGGACAATATTTAGTCTCTGTAATGCTAATCCGGATGCAAAAAGACTGTACGATGACTTACTCAGTAACTACAACCGGTTGATACGACCCGTGAGCAATAACACCGACACGGTGCTGGTAAAACTAGGATTAAGATTATCGCAGCTGATTGATTTG AATCTTAAGGATCAAATTCTCACCACCAACATCTGGCTCGAACAC GAGTGGCAAGATCATAAATTTAAATGGGATCCTGCCGAGTACGGCGGTGTGACGGAACTGTACGTGCCATCCGAACACATCTGGCTGCCGGATATCGTTCTTTACAACAAGTGA